The following coding sequences lie in one Rutidosis leptorrhynchoides isolate AG116_Rl617_1_P2 chromosome 4, CSIRO_AGI_Rlap_v1, whole genome shotgun sequence genomic window:
- the LOC139843922 gene encoding ER lumen protein-retaining receptor, with amino-acid sequence MNIFRLAGDMTHLASVLVLLLKIHTIKSCAGVSLKTQELYALVFATRYLDIFTDFISVYNTVMKLIFLGSSFSIVWYIRHHRVVRRSYDKDQDTFRHYFLILPCLLLALLINEKLTFKEVMWTFSLYLEAVAILPQLVLLQRTRNIDNLTGQYVFLLGAYRALYIFNWIYRYFTEPHYVHWITWIAGLVQTLLYADFFYYYFESWKNNARLQLPA; translated from the exons ATGAATATATTCAGATTAGCAGGTGATATGACACATTTAGCCAGTGTTCTTGTGTTACTTCTCAAGATTCACACCATCAAATCATGCGCTG GTGTATCACTGAAAACTCAAGAGCTCTATGCACTGGTCTTTGCTACTCGTTACTTGGATATATTTACTGATTTTATCTCAGTATACAATACTGTCATGAAGTTAATTTTCTTAGGAAGTTCATTCTCTATCGTATGGTACATAAGGCACCACAGGGTTGTTCGTAGATCCTACGACAAAGATCAAGACACCTTTCGCCATTATTTCCTCATACTGCCTTGTCTGCTGTTGGCCTTACTTATTAACGAGAAGTTAACTTTCAAAGAG GTTATGTGGACGTTCTCTTTATATCTGGAAGCTGTGGCTATACTTCCTCAGCTGGTGTTGCTGCAAAGAACAAGAAACATTGATAACTTGACTGGTCAATATGTTTTTCTTCTTGG AGCATACCGGGCTTTGTACATCTTTAATTGGATCTACCGTTACTTCACTGAACCACATTATGTTCACTGGATCA CTTGGATAGCCGGGCTAGTCCAGACGTTGTTGTATGCTGATTTCTTCTATTACTACTTTGAAAG CTGGAAGAACAATGCAAGGCTACAATTACCTGCTTGA